A single window of Oreochromis aureus strain Israel breed Guangdong linkage group 7, ZZ_aureus, whole genome shotgun sequence DNA harbors:
- the tor4aa gene encoding torsin-4A produces MSDRDSSISASQTEGEFEGEMDEELEGDTEMEEEKSENGRGSPAPSLSNISSTLRAVIRIKQKYQAMKKRRQEMALGGQCALTGAPGRTSPKIFTFDGFTPTAFSSPSSSIPQRKKRRKKKRVLFPEGGRRRAAPKQDRSRAKYCLYLLFAIVFLQVYNAIENLDDHVLRYDLEGLEKTLRREVFGQQGAVESLLSHLKDYLSTYVHNKPLVVSLHGPTGVGKSHLGRLLAGHFRSVVGDTLVLQYYVLHHCPQEANALQCASDLSALISEMVERAEEEEKIPLFIFDEAEHMHHEILDTLLQLVSSNQSNEYLNAIYLFLSNLGHAHITKHMLHNSSSISMAMTASGRHSNLVKELTPILRSMLEELHPLWTEADILPLSLLEKGHVMECFLDEITREGFYPDHANIERLAGEIEYYPAVGGHEYSQTGCKQVVAKVNLL; encoded by the exons ATGAGTGACCGAGACAGCAGCATCTCTGCCTCTCAAACTGAGGGAGAATTCGAGGGAGAGATGGATGAAGAGCTTGAGGGAGACACGGAGATGGAAGAAGAGAAAAGTGAGAATGGGAGAGGCAGTCCAGCCCCCAGTCTCTCCAACATCTCCTCCACTCTGCGCGCCGTTATACGCATCAAACAGAAGTACCAAGCAATGAAGAAACGGCGTCAAGAGATGGCCCTGGGGGGCCAGTGTGCCCTCACGGGCGCCCCAGGACGGACCAGCCCCAAAATCTTCACCTTTGATGGATTCACCCCCACTGCCTTCTCCTCTCCATCATCCAGCATCccacagaggaagaagaggagaaagaagaaaCGGGTGTTGTTTCCCGAAGGAGGGAGACGAAGGGCTGCACCAAAGCAGGACCGCAGCCGAGCCAAATATTGCCTGTATCTGCTCTTTGCCATTGTCTTTCTCCag GTCTACAACGCCATAGAGAACCTGGATGACCACGTTCTTAGATATGATCTGGAGGGATTAGAGAAGACACTGAGGAGGGAAGTGTTTGGGCAGCAGGGAGCTGTGGAGAGCCTGTTGTCCCACCTGAAGGACTACCTGTCTACCTACGTCCACAACAAGCCTCTGGTGGTATCCCTGCACGGCCCGACCGGGGTAGGTAAGAGCCACCTGGGACGCCTACTGGCCGGACATTTCCGCTCCGTGGTGGGTGACACGCTTGTGCTGCAGTACTATGTGCTCCACCACTGCCCCCAGGAGGCGAACGCCCTGCAGTGTGCCAGTGACCTCTCAGCTCTGATCTCAGAGATGGTAGAACGAgccgaggaggaggagaaaattcCGCTCTTCATCTTCGACGAGGCAGAGCACATGCACCACGAGATCCTAGACACGCTGTTGCAGCTCGTGTCCTCCAACCAGTCCAATGAATACCTGAATGCTATTTACCTATTTCTAAGCAACCTGGGTCATGCACACATCACCAAACATATGCTGCACAACTCTTCGAGTATTTCCATGGCAATGACAGCATCAGGTCGTCATAGCAATCTGGTAAAAGAGCTGACTCCCATTTTACGTAGCATGCTGGAAGAGCTTCACCCGCTTTGGACAGAGGCTGATATCTTACCTCTCAGTCTTTTGGAGAAAGGTCATGTGATGGAGTGCTTCCTGGACGAAATTACTCGAGAGGGATTCTACCCGGATCATGCTAACATAGAGCGGCTCGCGGGGGAGATTGAATACTACCCTGCAGTAGGGGGGCACGAATACTCCCAGACAGGCTGCAAGCAAGTGGTGGCTAAAGTCAACCTGCTGTGA